A stretch of DNA from Armatimonadia bacterium:
TGCAAGGATCCTGGCGGCGACGAGACTGGCGGCGGAGAAGGTCGCGCGAGACAAAGGAATCACCTTGCATTTTGTGCCCGAGGACGATGCGATCGGGCCGGATCTGACGCCTGAGATACGGGACGCGGTACGCATGCTCTGGTCGTCTCCCGGACAGTCCTAACCCCCCGAGCTTAGGGAGGTCGGGTGTGGGGACTACCGAAGGGTCGACGACGGGGCCAGGGTAAAACCGCAGGAGGGAACCCAAACGGTGCATATTGTACAAATACCCTTGGGTCAGTTGGCCGCCTTGCTGGACGGCAGCGTAGAGGGAGACGCCGCCGTAACCATCTCCGGCCCCGGCACGCTGGAAAGCGCCGAGCTGGGCCAGATCGTCTTTGTTGAGAAACCCGAATTGCTCACGATGGGTGAGCAGAGCGCGGCGTCGGCACTGATCGTGTCGCCGGCTTCCCGCACCTCCGCGAAGCCCATCATCGTCACCGAGGACCCGCGTCTTGCCTTCAGCAAGGTGCTCGAGATCTTTGCGCCCAAGCCGCGTGTCTATCAGGGCGTACATCCGACAGCGGTTATCGGGCGCAACGTGCACATGGGCGAGAACGTCTCGGTGGGCGCCTACGCCGTCGTCGAGGACAACGTCATCCTGGGCGACAACGTCATCGTCTATCCGCTGGCTTACGTAGGCCACGAGGCCACCATCGGCGATGCGACGATCGTCTATCCCCACGTCTTCATCGGCGAGCGCGTCGCAATCGGTAAGCGCAGCATCCTCCACTCGGGCTCTGCCTTGGGTTGCGACGGTTTTGGGTTCCTGCAGACCGCTCAGGGCCATCGCAAAATCCCGCAGATCGGCACCGTGAACATCGGCGACGACGTCGAAGTCGGCGCCTGCTGCACGGTAGACCGCGCGACGGTCGGGGCCACTGTGGTGGGCAATGGCACCAAGATCGATGACCACGTGCACATCGCGCACAACTGCCAAATCGGCGAGAACTGCCTGTTGTGCGGACAAGTCGGGATCGCCGGCAGCACCAAGGTCGGCAACAACGTTGTCATGGGTGGGCAGGTCGGCGTGAACGACCATGTCAACATCGGCGACAACGTCGTGATCGGGGCGCAGGCCGGTGTGTTCGGTGACCTCACCGAGCCCGGCATCTACTCCGGCTACCCGGCGCGGCCGCATACCAGTCAGCTTCGCGTCTCGGCGGCTTCTCAGAAGCTCCCGGACCTGCTCAAGAAGATCCGCGACCTGGAAAAGCGCATTGCGGAACTGGAAGCCAAAGGCAAGGACAGCTAGTTGCGACCTTCCTGAAGGGCTCTTTACGTAAGCCTCAGGGCTCGGCTGCCGATCGCCGTATCGGGGCCGGGCCTTTTGTTTGCGGAGATGTTGCTGATGCGTGTTTTGTGGACGCTCATGCTGGCCGCCTCGGTGACGCTGGCCCAGGCAGCCGAGTTCCCAACCTTCTCTGCCGAAGGTAGCAGCGACGGCAACGGCAAGGTCGCGGCCCTGCACCATGGCGCGGCTGTGCTGCTCCGGTGGCGTGCTGTCGGCAGCGAAGACCCGCTGCCGAAGGTCCAGAACGTGGCCTCACGCCTGAACCGGCTGGCCTACGAGGGCGTCGCCCCGGCCGACATCGTGGCGCAGACCGTGCCCGCACCGAAGTCGGTCAAGAACGGCAAGACACCCTCCTCGGCCGCCATCCTCATCAAGGGTACAGCGGCCCTCACGGTAGACGCGTCCCAGGCCGCTCTTTCGCACAGTACCCCTGTGGCCCTGGCGGAGCTGTGGGCTCGGCGGCTCAAGACGAGCTTCGCCGACCCCTACCTGGTCGCGCCGACCTCGACGACCGAGATTCCGGCGGGCGACACCCGTCCCTTGAAGTACGGCGGTCGATTCGCCGGTGGAGTGACCGCCAGCTCCTACGACCAGTCGGTCGCTTCCGCCTCCGTTGATGGCGACGGCCGGACTGTCCGTGTGCGTGGCGTAGCCCCGGGCACGACCCTCATCGGCCTTCGCTCCGGAGCAATTGAGGCCCTGGCGACCGTCGTGGTCCGCAAGTGGGCCGCAAGGATGCAAGACCCTGTGGTTGTGCGAGTTTCCGGCGGACTGGGCCGCAACAGTTGGTACGAGCAGGCAGCACGGGTTGCCGTCACCAACAGTCTGGTCCTTGAGCCGGGCGCCCAGGGCGGCGTCCTGGGTATGCGTGCCTCCGGCGCGAATCCGGCGGCGACCGTCGAGGCCTCGGGGCCGGACTACTTCCACCTCAAGAAGACGGTGCCGATCCGCTACACCGCCTATCCGCGAGCCGTCACC
This window harbors:
- the lpxD gene encoding UDP-3-O-(3-hydroxymyristoyl)glucosamine N-acyltransferase, with translation MHIVQIPLGQLAALLDGSVEGDAAVTISGPGTLESAELGQIVFVEKPELLTMGEQSAASALIVSPASRTSAKPIIVTEDPRLAFSKVLEIFAPKPRVYQGVHPTAVIGRNVHMGENVSVGAYAVVEDNVILGDNVIVYPLAYVGHEATIGDATIVYPHVFIGERVAIGKRSILHSGSALGCDGFGFLQTAQGHRKIPQIGTVNIGDDVEVGACCTVDRATVGATVVGNGTKIDDHVHIAHNCQIGENCLLCGQVGIAGSTKVGNNVVMGGQVGVNDHVNIGDNVVIGAQAGVFGDLTEPGIYSGYPARPHTSQLRVSAASQKLPDLLKKIRDLEKRIAELEAKGKDS